The genomic segment TAGATTGACTTTTACCGACTTTTTTTGCTAATTCCTGTTGAGTCATTCCAAATTTTTTTATTAACTGAGCATATCCCTTAGCTTCTTCTATAAAATCCAGATCTTTTCTCTGTAGGTTTTCAACCAGAGCAATAGCTGCTGTTTCCTCTTCAGAAAAATCTTTTATAATTACAGGAACCTGCTCTAAACCTATCTTTTTACAGGCACGTAATCTTCGCTCACCAACAATTAACTCATATCCATCGTTCACCTTACGTACCGTTAAAGGCTGAATAACCCCATGTTCTTTAATGGATTGAGCAAGTTCTTCTAGATCACTCTCATTAAATACGGTTCTAGGCTGATATGGGTTAGGATAAATCTTAGAAATATCTACATATTTAATACGCTCTTCCTTCTTCAAAAATGGAGATAACATCTGACAGGTTAACCCCCTTCTTTTTCTTCAACTAAATAATTTCGTCAAAGTTTATCCAGTTCCTTCTTACATTAAAATGGAATTTTTAAAACCAAAAAATTAATTGTTGATTTTACTGTAAAAAGCTAATTTTTCGCTCCTTGAGAATTTTTTCAAACCATCTAAAGCTCGATTTCCGACGAAATAAGGCTACCTAATCAAAGGGCCCTCCTGATCCTTGATTAGCTCATCACCTCCTGTGATGAGACCTTATTTCGTCGGAAATCTCCTAAAATGGTTTAGCGAAAAATTTTTATGTTACTCAAAATTAACTTTTTGCAGTATAATCATTTAATCATTTCTTTATAACACAAAAATAACTTATGTAAGTAATGCATCTTAAATTTTAAGAGATATAAATAAAATTTAAAGGGCATATATGGCTCTATCAATTATTACTTGCCATATATACCCTCATTAATAATGATCATCTACAATTAACATTCTCTATAATTTTTTTAAAGAGGGTTTTTTTTCGGTTTTCCTGGACGCCTGGGGTATTTACCAGGAGTAGGATTTACTTTTTTAATAAAAACAAGAGTTCTCGAATCATTTATCAAAGGTAAATCAAAACACTCAACACCAACAATCTCTCCACCTAATAGTTTTATAGCTCTTTTTGCCTGGTTTAACTCATCTTCGAGATCTGGCCCTTTTAAAGCAACAAACATTCCTCCTACTTTTACTAATGGTAAACAATATTCTACCAATATATTCATTTCTGCTACAGCTCTTGAAAAAACATTTGTAAATTTCTCCCTAAATTTTGGATCTTGCCCCATTTCTTCAGCACGCCCATGATAAACAGAAATATCTTTTAGTCCCAATTCTTTTATCACTAGTTCAAGATATTTGATTCGTTTTTTTAATGAATCTGCTAAAAGAACAGATATTTTTGGTCGTATAATTTTTAAAGGTACCCCAGGAAACCCTCCACCGGTACCCAGATCCAGTACAGAACTTAAATCAAGTTCATATTTTTCTGCATAAGCTAAAGGAGTAACAGAATCGATAAAATGTTTAGTAATAACTTCATAAGGCTCTGTAATTGCAGTTAAATT from the Anoxybacter fermentans genome contains:
- the noc gene encoding nucleoid occlusion protein, whose protein sequence is MLSPFLKKEERIKYVDISKIYPNPYQPRTVFNESDLEELAQSIKEHGVIQPLTVRKVNDGYELIVGERRLRACKKIGLEQVPVIIKDFSEEETAAIALVENLQRKDLDFIEEAKGYAQLIKKFGMTQQELAKKVGKSQSTIANKLRLLKLPEDIQKLLIEHNLTERHARSLLKLESEEDQRMVLKEIIEKELNVRDTDLLVEKISKKEKDDKKKTVIRVFKDLRLYTNTLWATVKQLRQGGLNVQVEEIENDEYIEFKIRLPKNQE
- the rsmG gene encoding 16S rRNA (guanine(527)-N(7))-methyltransferase RsmG — encoded protein: MISTRDILTSGLEELGLIIKPEQIDLFEKFMDLMLDWNEKINLTAITEPYEVITKHFIDSVTPLAYAEKYELDLSSVLDLGTGGGFPGVPLKIIRPKISVLLADSLKKRIKYLELVIKELGLKDISVYHGRAEEMGQDPKFREKFTNVFSRAVAEMNILVEYCLPLVKVGGMFVALKGPDLEDELNQAKRAIKLLGGEIVGVECFDLPLINDSRTLVFIKKVNPTPGKYPRRPGKPKKNPL